From the Streptomyces nodosus genome, the window GGGCTTGTCGGCGACGTCCGACGGGACCGGCAGCAGCGGCGCATAGCGCCAGATGTTCGCGGGGCCCGACTCGATCCGCTTCCGCAGTTCCTCCGTGTCATAGCCGGAGAAGTCGTAGGCGATCTCCAGCGGGCCGAAACACTCCTCGCAGGCGAAGACCGGGCCGAGCGGCACCCGATGGCCGCATTCCCGGCAGGAGAGTGCCGCGGCGGGACCGAGGTTCACGGAGTCGGTGGTGCGTGCAACTGTCTGCGCAGCCATATGAGGCGAGGCCCTTTCTCCTCATCTTCCTCACGACGCGTTTCGCCGTGAGACGGATTTGGCACCTTCCCTAGCCGGGAGCCTCGCGAAAACGATCATCACTGATCTACGAGAACCGACTGGAGGGTTGCCGGGGCTTCATCGGGCCGTTTCCCTCTGCCCCTCTGGATGAGCTGTATGCGGTTGTTTCACTGGTGACAGCCGGGGTGACCCCCGACATACGACGGTCACCGGCGTTGTTCAAGACTGTAACCGAAGGCAAGGACGGTTGAGATAGTCGTCCGAACCGCGAGATGGATCACATCGCCCCGTGAAACGTGAGGAGCCGCAGACCGTGCTGGAAGAAGTGGAGCGCTGGCTGAGCACCCGTTCCTGGTCCGTCGCCGATCGCCCGCTCCACAGGATCCTGGCCGCCAAGGGCGCCTCGGGCTCGTCCGTCAGCGTCGTGCTGCCCGCCCTCGACGAGGAGCGGACGGTCGGCGAGATCGTCTCCGTCATCCGTCGCGACCTGATGCGGCGGGTGCCGCTCGTCGACGAGATCGTGGTCGTGGACTCCGGGTCCACCGACCGCACCTCCGAGGTCGCCGCGGCGGCCGGCGCGAGGGTGGTGCACCGCGACACGATCCTGCCGCGCATCCCGGCCGTGCCCGGAAAGGGCGAGGTGCTGTGGCGCTCGCTGCTGGTCACCCGGGGGGACATCGTCTGTTTCGTCGACGCGGACCTCAGGGAGTTCTCCTCGGACTTCGTCACCGGGATCGTGGGCCCGCTGCTCACCGACCCGGGGGTGGACCTCGTCAAGGCGATGTACGACCGGCCGCTGACCGTGGCGGGCGAGGGCGCCGCCGGCGCGGTCGCGGCGGGCCAGGGCGGACGCGTCACCGAACTGATGGCACGCCCGCTGCTCAATATGCACTGGCCGCAGCTGGCCGGTTTCGTGCAGCCGCTCGGCGGTGAGTACGCCGCCCGCCGCTCCCTGCTGGAACGGCTGCCGTTCCCGGTCGGGTACGGGGTGGAGCTGGGCATGCTGGTCGACGCCCTGCATCTGGTGGGCCTGGACGCCCTCGCCCAGGTCGATGTGGGCGTGCGCATCCACCGCCACCAGGACGGCCGGGCGCTGGGCCGGATGGCCGCCGCGATCTACCGCACCGCACAGCTCCGGCTCGCCCGGGGCCATCTGATCCGGCCCTCCCTCACCCAGTTCGAACGGGGCGAGGGCGGTTTCGAGCCACGCACCTATGCGGTGGACACGGAGGAGCGGCCGCCGATGGTGGAGATCACCGAGTATCTGGAGCGCGAGGCCGCCTAGGGTGCACGGCCGCGTGCGGCTCCCGCGCGGGGCCTCGCCCAGGGCCTGCGCCAAGGTCCGCATACGGCCGAACCGTACGTTTGAGCGTTTTCGGGTCGGGCTAGTTTCGTGGCATGGCTTCCACGCATACGGCATCCGTACTCGTCGCCTCCAACCGCGGCCCGGTCTCGTACGCGCTGGACGAGGACAGGCGGCTCACCGCGCGGCGCGGCGGTGGCGGACTGGTCTCGGGTCTGTCGGCGATCGGCCCGGACACCGACGCCGTCTGGGTCTGCTCCGCCCTGGGCGACGGCGACCGGGAGGCCGTACGGCGGACCGGTGGCGCGCTCGACCCGGCCGACACCGGCGGCCGGCGCGTGCGGATGCTGGACATCGATGCCCAGGTGCACAGCGACGCGTACAACGGCATCGCCAACTCGGTGCTCTGGTTCATCCACCACATGCTCTATCAGACGCCGCTGGAGCCGGTCTTCGACGCGGGGTTCCGGCGGCAGTGGGCGGCGTACGAGTCCTACAACCGCGCGTTCGCCGAGGCGCTGGCCGAGGAGGCGGGTCAGGGGGCGGCGGTGCTGATCCAGGACTACCACCTCGCGCTGGCCCCCCGGATGCTCCGCGAGCTGCGGCCCGATCTGCGGATCGGCCATTTCTCGCACACCCCCTGGGCGCCGCCGGACTACTTCCGGCTGCTGCCCGACGACATCGCGGCGCAGCTGCTCGGCGGGATCCTGGGCGCGGACCGGGCGGCGTTCCTCACCCGGCGCTGGGCGGACGCCTTCACGGACTGCTGTCATGCGGTCCTCGGCCCCGGCATCCCCTCGGGCACCCGTGTCGGGGTGCACGGTCTGGGCGCGGACGCCGAGTTCCTCCGGGAACGGGCGCACCGGCCGGACGTGGACGAGCGGATGGCGACGCTGCGGCGGCAGATCGGCACGGCCCCCGACGGGGGTCCCCGCCGGACGATCGTGCGGGTGGACCGCACCGAGCTGTCCAAGAACATCGTGCGCGGGCTGCTGGCGTACGAGGAGCTGCTCCAGTCGTATCCGCAGTGGCGCGAACGGGTCGTGCACATCGCCTTCGCCTATCCGTCCCGCCAGGACCTGGCCGTGTACCGCGCCTACACGGCGGAGGTCCAGCGGGTGGCCACGGAGATCAACTCCCGTTACGGGACGCCCGGCTGGACCCCCGTCGAGCTGCATGTGAAGGACGACTTCGCGCGCTCGCTGGCGGCCTACCGGCTGGCGGACGTCGCCCTGGTGAACCCCATCCGGGACGGCATGAACCTGGTTGCCAAGGAGGTCCCGGTGGTCTCCGACGAGGGCTGTGCGCTGGTGCTGTCCCGGGAGGCGGGGGCCCATGAGGAGCTGGGCGAGGAGGCGTTGACGGTGAACCCCTACGACATCGGGGGCACGGCGGCGGCCCTGCACACGGCGCTGTCGATGCCTTCCGGGGAGCGCACGGAACGCACCAAGCGCCTCACCGCCCAGGCCACGGCACTTCCCCCGGCCCGGTGGTTCCTGGACCAGCTGGCGGCCCTGGAGGGATGACCGGCCGCCGGGTGCCTGCCGACGGGGCGGGACCGGCCGGTCAGGGCAGTCGTCGTGCCAGGGCCCTCAGGAGGCGCACCACGCCTTCCGGGCCGTCGACCACGAGGTCCGCGCGCTCGGCCAGTTCCGCCACCTCCTCGCTGCCGCTGCAGACGAGCAGTCCGGGCACGCCGTCGGAGCGGAGCTTGTCGACGGCGGCGAAGGCGGAGAGGTCGCCGAGGTCGTCACCGGCGTACAGCACCGCTCCGGCGCCGATCTCGCGGACGTACTCCCGCAGGGCCACGCCCTTGTCCATCCCCGGGGGGCGCAGCTCCAGGACCATACGGCCGGGTTCGACGATCAGACCGTGGCGGGCGGCGAGGTCGGCGAGGGGCCGGCGGAGGGCCTCGAAGGCGGCCGACGGATCCTCGGCGCGGCGGGTGTGGACGGCGACGGAGCGGCCCTTCTCCTCGATCCAGGTGCCGTGCCAGGCCCCGATCCGGTCGAGGAGGCCGGGCAGTTCGGCGCGGACGGCGGCGACCCCGGGATGGGGGGCGGGGGCGTGGACGGTGCCGGTGCGGGCGTCCCAGCGTTCGGCGCCGTAGTGGCCGAGGACGACCAGCCGGTCGAGTCCGGGTACGCCGGCGAAGCCGCCGTGGCGGACGGCGACCCCGGCGGGGCGGCCGGTGACGACCGCGACGGAGGCGACCTTCGGGGCGAGGGCCGCGAGGGCGGGGACCGCGTCGGGGTGGGCGCGG encodes:
- a CDS encoding glucosyl-3-phosphoglycerate synthase, coding for MLEEVERWLSTRSWSVADRPLHRILAAKGASGSSVSVVLPALDEERTVGEIVSVIRRDLMRRVPLVDEIVVVDSGSTDRTSEVAAAAGARVVHRDTILPRIPAVPGKGEVLWRSLLVTRGDIVCFVDADLREFSSDFVTGIVGPLLTDPGVDLVKAMYDRPLTVAGEGAAGAVAAGQGGRVTELMARPLLNMHWPQLAGFVQPLGGEYAARRSLLERLPFPVGYGVELGMLVDALHLVGLDALAQVDVGVRIHRHQDGRALGRMAAAIYRTAQLRLARGHLIRPSLTQFERGEGGFEPRTYAVDTEERPPMVEITEYLEREAA
- a CDS encoding alpha,alpha-trehalose-phosphate synthase (UDP-forming) yields the protein MASTHTASVLVASNRGPVSYALDEDRRLTARRGGGGLVSGLSAIGPDTDAVWVCSALGDGDREAVRRTGGALDPADTGGRRVRMLDIDAQVHSDAYNGIANSVLWFIHHMLYQTPLEPVFDAGFRRQWAAYESYNRAFAEALAEEAGQGAAVLIQDYHLALAPRMLRELRPDLRIGHFSHTPWAPPDYFRLLPDDIAAQLLGGILGADRAAFLTRRWADAFTDCCHAVLGPGIPSGTRVGVHGLGADAEFLRERAHRPDVDERMATLRRQIGTAPDGGPRRTIVRVDRTELSKNIVRGLLAYEELLQSYPQWRERVVHIAFAYPSRQDLAVYRAYTAEVQRVATEINSRYGTPGWTPVELHVKDDFARSLAAYRLADVALVNPIRDGMNLVAKEVPVVSDEGCALVLSREAGAHEELGEEALTVNPYDIGGTAAALHTALSMPSGERTERTKRLTAQATALPPARWFLDQLAALEG
- the otsB gene encoding trehalose-phosphatase codes for the protein MGSHRDSLPTPATQAGRDGLDAILERPGRAVLAFDFDGTLAPIVPDPDQARAHPDAVPALAALAPKVASVAVVTGRPAGVAVRHGGFAGVPGLDRLVVLGHYGAERWDARTGTVHAPAPHPGVAAVRAELPGLLDRIGAWHGTWIEEKGRSVAVHTRRAEDPSAAFEALRRPLADLAARHGLIVEPGRMVLELRPPGMDKGVALREYVREIGAGAVLYAGDDLGDLSAFAAVDKLRSDGVPGLLVCSGSEEVAELAERADLVVDGPEGVVRLLRALARRLP